The following are encoded together in the Montipora foliosa isolate CH-2021 chromosome 12, ASM3666993v2, whole genome shotgun sequence genome:
- the LOC137980054 gene encoding uncharacterized protein, which translates to MLKLELRNQKMSQENKTRGLSLRLELTQLELKSVKLQLSVKTAALWKSQNSTAFEVDKLQSVWTAINSTAEQTSNLTAVLNQEFKNVTKYINASNENLTKLTSSVKDLKLKIDEKMETIWLNVNQSKKCCKNLTTFFHLFKANMTYRSLKLEARIGREEQNSNSTKLVTVRGLHPLDKT; encoded by the exons ATGTTAAAGTTAGAGCTAAGGAACCAGAAGATGTCTCAg gaaaataaaacaagggGTCTCTCACTTCGCTTGGAATTGACGCAACTTGAACTGAAGTCGGTTAAACTTCAGCTTTCCGTTAAAACGGCCGCCTTATGGAAGTCACAAAACTCCACAGCATTTGAGgtggacaaacttcaaagcgTATGGACTGCAATTAACTCAACGGCTGAACAAACGTCCAATTTGACTGCTGTG cttaaCCAAGAATTTAAAAATGTAACGAAATATATCAATGCAAGTAACGAAAATCTCACCAAATTGACGTCGTCTGTCAAAGATTTGAAACTAAAG ATCGACGAGAAGATGGAGACTATTTGGCTAAATGTCAATCAATCGAAGAAATGTTGTAAAAACTTGACGACTTTCTTTCACTTATTTAAAGCAAAT ATGACATACCGCTCTCTGAAGCTTGAAGCCAGAATTGGAAGGGAGGAGCAGAATTCTAACAGCACTAAACTTGTGACGGTAAGAGGTTTACATCCTCTTGACAAAACGTAG